Proteins encoded by one window of Anoplopoma fimbria isolate UVic2021 breed Golden Eagle Sablefish chromosome 23, Afim_UVic_2022, whole genome shotgun sequence:
- the parpbp gene encoding PCNA-interacting partner, with translation MEALGDRLKVMVKIFRRECHRVINSERTTIHGADGMLMLLQLAIAEVNKQHAGEFKVALSDVLMAWKHLLLDKLHLPPPNSARLENYDLILEAYESSLKRSNTVDLVDILSMYEQLRLVDSDPGEPVSPILLFEFLSGNMEVSELPDSSVPSTPSSKSRGCSSQVKMAVRRVFCSYLNLLVNAKNDMALALTLDVPSRTLGRQAFTDIKHAAHNNNTSLFLAVTSFVRAIQLGGKGYAPAESDPLRKHVKGLSDFVQFLDNLEEILGEIPNPSVCGARLVSAIRAALVKGRSSEDPVYAAAEETTKELKERICQLHQIQKQTANGIGTGISPARPKAYAVNHCTAYGGRDTVKVLMALLDEEALTPPCRNKADLLSEDQPVLSGAEATCILSLFRSPEVSTGCSPEPLKNRVQSRLDLLKPKAKERGIRSQFACTYKDEEMPLNRVLEFPSSSQVPTCVHPAPKHHTIPAVDEECSSDVEETTKVFPAKSTSECPNKEQSGVRRGAALGPRSGNAQNRVAGPANRKKTGTEAQRKGNKRKQVDSDQHGGSENEPPEKKQLTCVPVKVPGKNVSKASSKKKLIAGQGKLTSFFRL, from the exons ATGGAGGCTTTGGGAGATCGTCTAAAGGTGATGGTTAAAATCTTCAGGCGAGAGTGCCACAGGGTTATAAACTCTGAGAGGACCACCATTCATGGAGCTGATGGCATGCTAATGTTGCTGCAGCTGGCCATAGCAGAAGTTAACAAGCAG CACGCTGGAGAGTTCAAAGTGGCTCTGAGTGATGTCCTGATGGCCTGGAAACACTTACTGCTAGACAAACTTCACCTGCCACCCCCCAACTCTGCACGCTTGGAGAACTATGATCTCATCCTGGAGGCTTACGAGTCCTCCCTGAAACGCTCCAACACCGTGGACCTGGTTGATATCCTCTCCATGTACGAACAGTTGAGACTAGTGGACTCAGACCCGGGGGAGCCTGTGAGCCCG ATCCTGCTGTTTGAGTTCTTATCTGGAAACATGGAGGTCTCAGAGTTGCCAGACTCTTCAGTCCCATCAACACCATCTAGTAAAAGCAGAGGCTGCAGCTCACAG GTGAAAATGGCCGTCAGAAGGGTTTTCTGCTCCTATCTGAATCTGCTTGTGAACGCCAAGAACGACATGGCCTTGGCGCTGACCCTCGACGTCCCCAGTCGCACTCTTGGACGACAGGCATTTACCGACATCAAGCATGCCgcgcacaacaacaacacctctCTATTCTTG GCTGTGACATCTTTTGTGAGGGCCATCCAGCTCGGAGGGAAGGGCTACGCTCCAGCTGAGTCTGACCCACTGAGGAAGCATGTCAAAGGCCTGTCTGACTTTGTCCAGTTTCTAGACAACCTGGAAGAAATTCTGGGAGAGATTCCCAACCCAAG CGTGTGTGGAGCCAGGCTGGTCAGCGCCATCAGGGCGGCGCTGGTGAAGGGACGCAGCAGTGAAGACCCGGTGTACGCTGCAGCCGAGGAGACGACAAAGGAGCTGAAGGAGAGGATCTGCCAGCTACACCAGATCCAGAAACAGACCGCTAATGGAATCGGGACGGGGATAAGCCCTGCCAGG CCAAAGGCTTACGCAGTCAATCACTGCACTGCATACGGGGGTCGGGACACCGTGAAGGTGCTGATGGCTCTGCTGGATGAAGAGGCGCTGACTCCACCGTGTCGGAACAAAGCAGACCTTCTGTCTGAGGACCAGCCCGTCCTCAGTGGAGCCGAGGCGACCTGCATCCTCAGCTTGTTCAG ATCCCCTGAAGTGTCTACTGGATGTTCTCCAGAACCTCTAAAGAACCGAGTCCAGAGCCGGCTAGACCTGCTCAAACCCAAG GCCAAAGAAAGAGGAATTCGATCCCAGTTTGCATGCACATACAAAGATGAAGAAATGCCTCTCAACCGTGTGCTGGAGTTCCCCAGCAGCAGCCAGGTCCCTACCTGTGTGCACCCGGCACCCAAACACCACACCATCCCAGCTGTGGATGAAGAGTGCAGCTCTGATGTGGAGGAGACGACCAAAG tCTTTCCAGCCAAGTCCACTTCTGAATGCCCGAATAAGGAGCAGAGCGGCGTGCGGCGGGGGGCTGCTCTCGGGCCAAGAAGTGGAAATGCCCAAAACAGAGTTGCGGGCCCCGCCAATAGAAAGAAAACTGGCACTGAGGCGCAGAGAAAGGGCAACAAGAGGAAGCAGGTGGATTCTGACCAACATGGAGGATCAGAGAACGAGCCTCCGGAGAAGAAACAGCTCACTTGTGTCCCCGTCAAAGTGCCTGGCAAGAATGTCAGCAAGGCCTCCAGTAAGAAGAAGCTGATAGCTGGACAGGGAAAGCTCACCAGCTTCTTCAGACTCTAA
- the pmch gene encoding pro-MCH: MISVYSVLYTLVLFSELSSHSVTVAMPASKVEDGVPEQDGLFLGVEPVAEPAVVPSAYRRNLVMDTNARDEDGGPRIIIVSDMGLKGRGIHGLNPAFGRSPPLLTDRSLSYTPAENSLKIERRNTDLDMLRCMIGRVYRPCWEV, encoded by the exons ATGATCTCCGTCTACTCTGTCCTGTACACTCTGGTGCTGTTCTCCGAGCTGAGCAGCCACTCGGTCACCGTAGCCATGCCTGCATCTAAAGTAGAAGATGGCGTACCGGAGCAAGATGGCCTCTTCCTGGGGGTCGAGCCCGTGGCTGAGCCCGCCGTGGTCCCCTCCGCTTACAGACGAAACCTTGTGATGGACACCAACGCAAGGGATGAAGATGGGGGCCCGAGAATCATCATCGTCTCA GACATGGGGCTGAAAGGACGCGGTATTCATGGATTGAACCCGGCCTTCGGCAGGAGCCCTCCTCTGCTCACAGACCGGAGCTTGAGCTACACTCCGGCTGAGAACAGTTTGAAAATTGAACGCAGAAACACTGACCTCGATA TGCTGCGGTGTATGATAGGAAGAGTGTACCGACCCTGCTGGGAGGTATAA